The Lycium ferocissimum isolate CSIRO_LF1 chromosome 8, AGI_CSIRO_Lferr_CH_V1, whole genome shotgun sequence DNA segment GTGAGCTCATCCTAATGTGATAAACTAAATACGAAAAATTTACCAAAGCTGGATAAGTCCTGAGAAGGTATTCGAAAACCTCTTTGCTATAAACTAGTCACTTAAGTTTTATTTCCAGCACATTCTTTTTATAACAGAGAAATCCCTGAGGGACAGAGACGCATGGTCTGAAACTCGGTAGATATTTTCAGCTAGTACATTATGTGAGTAATTATGAAGGGAAATTCTCTTAAGATTTCGGATATAGCAGCATAGGGCATCTGGTCCCACTCAGCTAGTTAATTATGCaagaaatagaaagaaaaatttgaaTTCCATCTGATTGCCAGAAAGTAAGCTAGCCGTACCGTCTCTTATAGCAGTGGGACCATCAGCAAAAAGTGCAACTACAGCAAGTGTCATGGCAACATCAGGCATTTTATTCATGTTCACATCAATGGCACGCAAATGCTTCCTTCCAGACGAATTCCTTGGTGGTCCTTTGACTGTGACGCTATTCTCTGTCCACGTAACTTCTGCTCCCATTTTCTCAAGAACCTCAGCAAATTTCACATCCCCCTTCACAAAGGCAAACATAAAAGACACAAATCATATGTTCTAACTTTAAATATGTAAGTCATCTCAATGCAGTCCTCAATTTGGGTGCTACTGTAAAGGATGTATCATCCACCTAATACTCATTAATACCTAACAAAACTAAAGGGATTTTCATTTTTGTCCCATCCGCTGAAATTAATCACGGGCGCTagacaaaatatacaaaacctatacactgattatgtatatttatttatgtatactatatgtatattttgtgtatacaacatgtatgatatgtatattataatgaatatacaaaacctatacaacTGCaggttatttttcttttgagcaGTCCCAAAAATGTAAATAGCCCAAACCTCTGAGCTTGTTGACGGACAAGATGTGAGTATACATTAGGATGCTAACACAAAGTCAACGCGGAAAGATAACACAGAGGTTCAGAATGCAGACCCCATCCCCAGGCTCAAATAGCTTgagaaatactccctccgtcccattttatgtgaaggtgttcgactgggcacaaagtttaagaatgaaagtaagacttttgaaacttgtggtataAAACAAGCATTAGATATTTgtatggctataaatcatctcactaacggtaaaatgaaaaatttaaagttatatttttactaaatgttgaaagatgtcattcttttcgggactgactaaaaaggaaagagtgtcacataaattgggacggatggAGTACCTGTAAACTGTTTGTCCCACAACCTTCAACAGTTATGGTTCCACCTGTGACAGCCGCACCAGCCAAGAAGTAACTAGCACTTGAAGCATCACCTTCTACATAAGCTTTTCCAGGAGACCTAAGATTTCATCAATTGCTACTTCAGCTGTTTTTGGTAGTCAACTTCTCAAGCCATTAGAATGACCGAAAACAGACTTACTTGTATTTCTGACCTCCTCGGACAAAGAACCTGTCCCAGCTACTGCTGTGCTCCACCAAAATACCAAATCGTTCCATCAACTTTAATGTCATTTCGACATAAGGTACAGATATAAGTTTGTCAATGATTTCAATCTCGACATCTCCTAAAGCCAGTGGAGCAGCCATAACCAGAGCAGTCAAGTATTGGCTGCTAATGGATCCAGACAGCTTCACCTAAAAGATAGAAAAGCAAGAATTTCTGAATGATAATGGTATTCTATGCttcagaaaaaataaaataaaagctgAATAGTGAGTAGGAACCACCGATAACATAAGAACCAGGATTCATCAATACATTCACAAGAGAAAGCAAAATAAAATTCTTCTGAAAAGAAGCTAACTAGTGAACCAAGGGCAACATAAGGATCAGGATTCATCAATATGTTCAAAGCAAAATTAATATATCTTCTTCTCTTTAGTAGCTGAGCAAGTCCCTAAGGAAAAGCTGAATAGGAGAAACCAGTAGCTCTGGCAGAACAAGTTACTCAACAATTGGTCAAATTTGCCCTTTGTTTTAGGACTTCTTAAGAGGACTGAAACTTAAAGAGGCCAAAGAGACCGTCCCAGAACACTGTAATAGCAAATTATTATCCATCAAGTAATGTTGCTGGTCCTACCCATAGTAGTCATTGAGGTTTATTGCTTAGCTTCTTCCTTGTTTTAGGTaagttttattatttcaatcCGCTTTGGTTTAGGACGCGTTTGACACCCCCTCCATCCAATTTAGGTGTTTTCATTTATTACCCCATGACATTTATTGTAAAGGTTGAAGtttcattatttttatattaaagttGAATAAAGTGGAGATAGAGGTGACTTTCAAAGTATTTGAACccttttaaatataaaaatgtgctTCTATAGTAATACCTTTTTCATAGATTagaataattgaaataattaagaAGAGTGATGGAAATAAGTTACTCTGCAAAGAAAGTGGAGAAATGTTCCAACTATAAATAAAGATTGGGACAACAGCTAATTTAGAAATGTGAgagaattgtttttttttttccctcaaagAAGCTCTTGATTGACACGAACCATGAATCCTATATTGATTGGTAATATTGTTCCAGAGtcttatttcttaaaaatacaGGTAGCTACATTTCTTTGAGCTTCATACAGTTTTGTAATCATTCAACTTACTACTGTTGAGGAATTTAGAGTTTGGCTTTTGAGTTCATTCATAGAAGTTAGAATGTAGGATATCTTTGCTTTAAGCCGGCTATTGGTCTTCCTTGGAAATGATTCTTTGTCTACAAACATTTAGACTTTGGAAACATTAACCTATAGGAACAGAATAGTTCCTTTAAACCATACACGAAAAAAGGTATTTCTAATGCACTGGAAATTTACAGTATTCAAAATTATGAGAAACATATTTTCGCTTACTAAGCCacgatatatacacaaatgtatTCTCGAAATAGGTTAGACAATGCCAATTTCTTCCAGCTATAGAGTACTTTAACTTTATAGGCAAAGAAATCTTGGCTTGTGCATCCCAGTTATTTATTCATATTACAGTTTTAAGATGTTATTTATTAACATTTTAAATATGGCATATTAGAATTTGTAATCTTCACCTTCCCTCCCGGAAGACCTCCCTTGCTGACGATTCGAACAGGAGGACATTTTGTACCGAGGAAACAATCAACCTGTGCACCAAGCTGCTTCAGACCATCAACCAAATCACCAATTGGTCTTTCTCTCATTCGAGGAACTCCATCAAGTACATACCTGTAGCAAAAAAATGACCTATTAGAGTTAGTAATGCTGTATTGTTTTAATCAATAAAATTACCTGCCAATAAAGAAGCACTGAGAAAATGGTAAGACAAATGTCCGTACCATTGTACGCATCATACAAACTTTTCAAGATCTAGTAGACATCTAATCATTCATGCCCTCAAAACCTCAAGCTGCTAACAAATACCTTACAGGAAATTGATTTAGCTATCTATGTCAAGAAaatttatagcctgtttggccaagcttc contains these protein-coding regions:
- the LOC132068627 gene encoding 3-phosphoshikimate 1-carboxyvinyltransferase, chloroplastic — translated: MAQINNMTQGIQTLHPNSNIHKPQLPTFSPSLSFGSKNLKNSTKSIWVLKKDSVFTTKSSSFRISASSVATTSDIVLQPIKEISGTVKLPGSKSLSNRILLLAALSEGTTVVDNLLSSDDIHYMLGALKTLGLKVEEDSANQRAVVDGCGGLFPVGKDSNEEIQLFLGNAGTAMRPLTAAVAVAGGNSRYVLDGVPRMRERPIGDLVDGLKQLGAQVDCFLGTKCPPVRIVSKGGLPGGKVKLSGSISSQYLTALVMAAPLALGDVEIEIIDKLISVPYVEMTLKLMERFGILVEHSSSWDRFFVRGGQKYKSPGKAYVEGDASSASYFLAGAAVTGGTITVEGCGTNSLQGDVKFAEVLEKMGAEVTWTENSVTVKGPPRNSSGRKHLRAIDVNMNKMPDVAMTLAVVALFADGPTAIRDGTASLLSGNQMEFKFFFLFLA